A genomic window from Lotus japonicus ecotype B-129 chromosome 1, LjGifu_v1.2 includes:
- the LOC130737553 gene encoding uncharacterized protein LOC130737553 translates to MAEDLAIATGSSTNKPPFFDGTEYPCWKTHKQLFIESTNYRLWDIIENGNIVHKDDAGEPIKKDQLTEAQHKDYQLNARAKLFLLCALSKSQLDKVDGLATAKEVWEALGLAYEGTANVRQAKVSLLVAEYETFKIKESESIDDMFGRFQTIVNGLRNLDRKYENVDQITKILRCLPRRWRPKVTAIQEAKDLSTLRLEDLLGSLKVHEIELAHDEGQKKQKNIAFKANSSKAVQTKEQSEEEESSEEMSDNEQALFNRKFKRMWIKQQKGKGTSRKDNKRDSSLKKKPFTHKSEGGSTLDKSNITCFECKKPGHIKPDCPKLAKKSGKKPFYKKKKALAAGLKFDLNC, encoded by the exons atggcagaagattTAGCAATagctacgggctcatccaccaacaagcctccatTCTTTGATGGAACTGAGTATCCTTGTTGGAAAACTCACAAGCAACTATTCATTGAATCCACAAACTACAGGCTCTGGgacatcattgaaaatggcaacatcgttCACAAAGATGATGCTGGAGAACCAATAAAGAAGGATCAACTGACAGAAGCACAACACAAGGATTATCAACTTAATGCTAGAGCTAAGTTATTCCTATTATGTGCTTTAAGCAAATCTCAGTTGGATAAGGTTGATGGCTTAGCAACGGCCAAAGAAGTCTGGGAAGCTCTAGGGTTGGCATATGAAGGTACGGCAAATGTCAGACAAGCCAAAGTAAGTCTACttgtggctgaatatgaaaccttcaagaTTAAGGAAAGTGAAAGCATTGATGACATGTTTGGAAGATTCCAAACCATTGTCAATGGGCTTAGGAATCTTGATCGCAAGTATGAAAAtgttgatcaaatcacaaagaTTCTAAGATGCCTTCCCAGAAGATGGAGACCTAAAGTCACAGCCATTCAAGAAGCTAAAGATCTCAGCACCTTGAGATTGGAAGATCTTTTGGGATCCCTAAAGGTCCATGAGATAGAGTTGGCTCACGACGAAGGacaaaagaagcaaaagaatATTGCCTTCAAAGCAAACAGTTCAAAGGCTGTCCAAACAAAAGAacaatctgaagaagaagaatcctcAGAAGAAATGTCAGACAATGAACAAGCCCTcttcaacagaaagttcaagcgtatgtggatcaaacaacagAAGGGAAAAGGTACTTCAAggaaggacaacaaaagagatTCAAGCTTGAAGAAGAAACCGTTCACTCACAAAAGTGAAGGTGGCTCAACCTTGGACAAAAGCAACATCacctgcttcgagtgcaagaAGCCAGGACACATCAAGCCTGACTGTCCAAAACTTGCAAAGAAATCAGGCAAGAAGCCCTtctacaagaaaaagaaagcacTAGCTGCTGGat tgaagtttgatttaAATTGCTAA